The genomic region GCCTCGGATATTAACACTGCCTGCAATTCTTTTATTTCGGCTCTTTTTTTATCATAATCTAAATATTTTTCTAAATATTTTTGTTTAACAACTTTTTCTTTATCAGTCATAAAAGAATCGATTATTTCAAGCTGAGAATCATATAATAATTGATAATTACCCTGTGAATGCACATCAACTACTTCGTGCCAAAATTCTCTCATCCTTTTTTGCGTCACTATTTCATCATCAAGATAAAAAGTGACTTTATCAGATATTACAAATTTAACATTATGTAAATTACTGCTTCTTTCTATCTCTAGCTCGAGAACGGCTTCTTCGCCCCATTTGCCTACCATGTCTTTTTTTGCCTTTTTCTCGGGTATCATTAGTATATTAGCAATCAGACTTTTCCCAACTCCTGACTCACCAATAAAAACATTCATTCCAGGATTAAATTCTATTTTTTGATCTTTTATAAAAAGATAATTGAGTATCCTAAGCTTCTTTATCATGCGACTTACTAAACTTACCACTCCAGTTTAATTTATTTTGTAAACCTTTAATAAAGCTATACTTGTCAAATCTAATGAAACGAACTTTCTTTCTAGAAAACTCTACCTGAACAATCAGTTTATCTCCCCTAACTTCTGGATTTCCGTCAACCGAAAAAGCACAATTAGAATCAGTAGCCATAATCTTAATCTTATCTTTAGCAGAAACGACCAATGGTCTGATTGTTAAACTATGTGAACAAACTGGAGTTATAATTATTGCTTCTGTGTCAGGGAAAATAATTGGTCCTCCAGCTGAAAGATTATAAGCAGTTGAACCAGTTGAGCTAGCGACAATTACTCCATCAGTTTTATAAGAAGATAAAAAATTGTCATTCAAATAAACGTCTAAATCAACAAGCTTAAACGCATCTCCTTTTACAACAACCTCGTTTAAGCAAAGATATTCTTTGTCACCACTTTTAACGCTAAGTAAATTTCTGTCGTCATAAAAGAATTCTTCTTTTTTCAATTTTTTCAACGCATCGCCCAAACCATTCATGCCTACTTCTGCAAGAAAACCTAAATAACCACAGCTAACACAAAGCATTGGAGCATCCATTTCTAAAGCTATCATTGCTGCCTGAAGAATCGTACCATCCCCGCCTAAAACTAAAATAATATCTACTTTTTCTCTATTTTCACTTATATCTACATATTCATAACCAATAGAAATAACTAGATTCTTTATTTGTTCAATATCCTGCTGTGTATATGCTTTACTGACTTTTTTGTACAACCCAATTTTCATTATTTAACCTTTCTATGAAAGTATGCATCTGACTTTCCCCAAGAAACTAATAGTCGTTTCTTTTCCAGTAACTCAAAACAA from Candidatus Margulisiibacteriota bacterium harbors:
- a CDS encoding NAD(+)/NADH kinase gives rise to the protein MKIGLYKKVSKAYTQQDIEQIKNLVISIGYEYVDISENREKVDIILVLGGDGTILQAAMIALEMDAPMLCVSCGYLGFLAEVGMNGLGDALKKLKKEEFFYDDRNLLSVKSGDKEYLCLNEVVVKGDAFKLVDLDVYLNDNFLSSYKTDGVIVASSTGSTAYNLSAGGPIIFPDTEAIIITPVCSHSLTIRPLVVSAKDKIKIMATDSNCAFSVDGNPEVRGDKLIVQVEFSRKKVRFIRFDKYSFIKGLQNKLNWSGKFSKSHDKEA